A genomic region of Lonchura striata isolate bLonStr1 chromosome 8, bLonStr1.mat, whole genome shotgun sequence contains the following coding sequences:
- the LOC110468277 gene encoding protein mono-ADP-ribosyltransferase PARP14-like codes for MAGQRPCAFPLLVRGDWGPAEPPPALRKKLLCYFQSQRRSGGGECELRAGSDSGAGHILVCFACPEVKQRVLERQSHQLHLEGEGKLRLIVTEPETVQATEEKTPEEKSVPTKALDAMNSLQTKDDTEALKKAGSSVPNSELQKEVDSAEASPLVVFENIERCGPYCLQMLLENISGLTMDADFTVELIPEINVAVVTFIKNIDTKEFVEKCSQHKRVKEFKMSAWLLESTQSIKAENLPESISTDYLTVYFESTRNGGGPVSDVQLFPEENSAIVTFCDHKDLTTVLEKQHLLEQTVISVHPYYHSLGTALYGEARPAVKMPDPFGVPLDPYVWQFLQRHANLTQDINEEMAVCHSELKWPQADCSNPEVMLCPSPSLCKQKKPMVKLLKTWQQDASTEFSRIMACYVAIKCKVNSSGWEDVKKGLLKDAALIITDISEEMVVIAGKRAAVDSAEKEVRECMKQSEREKQSIEISVSVIPGKYAVLHNAGLEENTQKEYPCLKLFYDDKKKTVQLCGLPAEVYKIKAELLEKVLSMPCTSVTIDPHVLHYLQCVDNTETSVMLFIRENINAFYELQDDTVLLYGHAHKDLLEAEKQIKTGLEYKCINVEDGEITETDQWRRLLFSFLKTYNSAQEMVISWQSVGKEKKMIIAGFSKAVTEVYQRLNDFVDTNTIIEKVIPANSEVVVQFVENKESGVCEELKKKGVTVCFDTKTPCVSLRGPKAEVQGAFIMFEKIVSSLYSKNVPIDKPGAKEFFTERKDLCILEAKQKFSCLIRIKEEEEQKGGKAGDKVKREVYYEKKLPGGIMVGVYKGNLCHYPVDVVVNASNEKLKHIGGLADALSRAAGPALQEECDELVRKLGSLQPGCAVITRAGKLPCKNVIHAVGPRWNEKESQKCVWLLKKTVGKCLQLAEIYNHRSIALPAISGGIYGFPPQICAESIVSSIRETLEEVTEERSLKEVHLVSNSDEIVQVLNETVKKVFSAKSFSPKWMMPKKSQKENRKGDLKMVTTNEGLCILVEKKNIQEAMTDVVVNSIGTDLQFGEGPLCKAVLERAGPALIDEFDAKKQSQVLGPGSVVCTSGCAMACKSIFNVVLPKWSGGQTDKVLEDAINFCLKKTEELGLKSITFPAIGTGGFGFPKILVSKLMFDLVFNFSSSHTRKNLQEVHFLLNPQDTDTIQAFTAELEFRAGGSCDAEPAQPSFIRPVSAELLGVHEMKIGSITLQVISGDITKEDTEVIVNISNPSFDAKTGVFKAIMDAAGSQVAQECALNAGQSQNGFITTQGGNLLCSKIIHLITNNQVKSQVSKVLHECEQRMYKSVAFPAIGTGQAGLSSAKVADEMLDAIEEFARQKSVQHLQAIKIVIFQTHMLTDFYESMKKREDPNTSTSESWLSMFKSFFWGRKQSSEKKKSLILEKKVNLVTFQICGESQAKVNAAESWIKDLILKEQFENTISDEAIENFDETQFAILEDLQRRKQVTIEILNKLSPPQIKISGISRDVCTVSLQVQDMVHQIKSTEEEQCKAELLYNLVEWRYLGSHDSFVAFDKMTNMKLEYAKRDKKPHLKIKIKNKTYTVDLNTLNATDDQGKIKILQRVTKEEDMKSIQLPKEWTDMQNEHIKVVQLKPSHPKYTTVEKMFKATCPNFNIEKIERIQNCILWQTYQLKKKFICKKNKNSNNERLLFHGTAASSLRLINSCGFNRGYAGKNGAAIGDGTYFAVDAWYSAQNIYSVPDVNGRKHMYLARVLTGQYCTGSTGLKAPPPRSQTDPTDLYDSVVDNALNPTMFVIFNDIQAYPQYLITFK; via the exons ATGGCGGGGCAGCGGCCGTGCGCCTTCCCGCTGCTGGTGCGGGGGGACTGGGGCCCCGCCGAGCCGCCGCCCGCGCTCAGGAAGAAGCTGCTCTGCTACTTCCAGAGCCAGAGGCGCTCGGGCGGCGGCGAGTGCGAGCTGCGAGCCGGGAGCGacagcggggccgggcacatCCTCGTCTGCTTCGCCTGCCCCGAGG tcAAGCAGCGAGTTCTTGAGAGACAGTCTCATCAGCTGCATttagaaggagaaggaaaattgAGGTTGATTGTCACAGAGCCTGAAACAGTACAAGCTACTGAAGAGAAGACACCTGAAGAAAAATCAGTTCCCACTAAG gctTTGGATGCCATGAACAGCCTTCAAACAAAAG ATGATACAGAAGCTTTGAAGAAAGCTGGGAGTTCTGTTCCAAACAGTGAACTCCAGAAGGAGGTTGACTCTGCAGAGGCCTCACCTTTGGTGGTATTTGAGAACATAGAGAGATGCGGTCCATACTGCTTACAGATGCTGTTGGAGAACATCAGCGGCCTGACTATGGATGCTGACTTTACTGTTGAACTGATACCTGAAATAAATGTTGCTGTAGTtacatttataaaaaatattg ATACTAAGGAATTTGTTGAAAAATGTTCACAACACAAGAGAGTCAAAGAATTCAAAATGTCTGCCTGGCTTCTTGAATCAACACAGAGCATCAAGGCTGAAAACCTACCAGAGAGCATTTCCACAGACTACCTCACAGTGTACTTTGAGAGCACACGGAACGGAGGCGGGCCTGTCTCAGATGTCCAGCTCTTCCCCGAGGAGAACTCGGCCATCGTTACATTCTGTGACCACAAAG ATCTAACCACAGTCTTGGAAAAGCAACATTTACTGGAACAGACGGTGATTTCTGTGCATCCATATTACCACTCCCTGGGAACAGCTCTCTATGGAGAAGCAAGACCAGCTGTCAAGATGCCAGACCCCTTTGGGGTGCCGCTAGACCCATATGTATGGCAGTTTTTGCAAAGGCATGCCAACCTCACCCAAGACATAAACGAGGAAATGGCAGTTTGCCATTCGGAGCTCAAATGGCCCCAGGCAGACTGTTCAAACCCAGAAGTTATGTTGTGCCCATCACCATCTCTTTGCAAGCAGAAAAAGCCAATGGTTAAGTTGCTCAAGACATGGCAGCAAGATGCTTCCACTGAGTTCTCGCGCATCATGGCATGTTATGTAGCTATAAAATGTAAAGTCAATTCATCAGGTtgggaagatgtgaaaaaagGGTTATTGAAAGATGCTGCTCTGATCATAACTGATATTTCTGAGGAGATGGTGGTGATTGCAGGCAAAAGAGCAGCAGTGGACAGTGCAGAGAAAGAAGTGAGGGAATGCATGAAGCAAAGTGAAAGGGAAAAACAGAGCATAGAAATTTCTGTGTCAGTGATCCCAGGGAAGTATGCTGTGCTGCACAACGCTGGGTTAGAAGAGAATACTCAGAAGGAATATCCATGCCTAAAGCTCTTTTATGATGACAAAAAAAAGACTGTTCAGTTGTGTGGATTACCTGCAGAAGTATATAAAATCAAAGCTGAGTTACTGGAAAAGGTATTGAGTATGCCATGTACATCAGTTACCATTGACCCCCATGTTTTGCACTATCTACAGTGTGTAGATAATACAGAAACATCAGTTATGTTATTCATTAGGGAAAACATTAATGCTTTTTATGAACTTCAGGATGATACTGTGTTGTTATATGGACATGCTCACAAAGATCTTCTAGaagcagaaaagcaaataaaaacagGGTTAGAATACAAGTGCATCAATGTGGAGGATGGTGAAATCACTGAAACGGATCAGTGGAGGAGacttcttttctccttcctcaagACATATAATTCTGCCCAGGAAATGGTCATCAGTTGGCAGTCtgttggaaaagaaaagaaaatgattATTGCTGGCTTCTCTAAGGCTGTAACAGAGGTTTATCAGAGACTTAATGATTTTGTAGATACAAACACAATCATTGAAAAAGTAATCCCAGCTAATTCAGAGGTGGTAGTGCAGTTTGTAGAGAATAAGGAGTCTGGGGTTTGTGAAGAATTGAAGAAGAAAGGTGTGACAGTATGTTTTGACACCAAGACACCATGTGTTTCCCTGAGGGGACCAAAAGCAGAAGTCCAAGGAGCCTTCATCATGTTTGAAAAAATTGTTTCATCCCTTTACTCAAAAAATGTGCCAATTGATAAACCAGGGGCAAAGGAGTTCTTCACTGAGAGGAAAGATTTATGTATTTTAGAAGCAAAGCAGAAATTTAGCTGTCTCATTAGGattaaggaagaagaagaacaGAAGGGTGGAAAAGCTGGTGATAAAGTGAAAAGAGAAGTCTACTATGAAAAAAAACTGCCAGGTGGAATTATGGTAGGAGTGTATAAAGGTAACTTGTGTCACTACCCTGTTGATGTTGTGGTGAATGCATCTAATGAAAAACTAAAACACATTGGGGGCCTGGCTGATGCACTGTCAAGAGCAGCTGGGCCAGCGCTGCAGGAGGAGTGTGATGAGCTGGTGAGGAAGCTGGGGAGTTTGCAGCCCGGCTGCGCCGTGATCACGCGCGCCGGGAAACTGCCCTGCAAGAACGTCATCCACGCTGTCGGGCCCAGGTGGAACGAGAAGGAATCACAAAAGTGCGTGTGGTTGTTGAAAAAGACAGTGGGAAAATGTCTACAACTAGCTGAGATATACAATCATCGTTCCATAGCTCTGCCTGCTATAAGTGGAGGGATTTATGGCTTTCCGCCACAGATCTGTGCAGAGTCAATTGTGTCCTCCATCAGGGAGACCTTGGAAGAAGTCACAGAGGAGAGAAGCTTGAAGGAGGTCCATCTTGTCAGCAATTCAGACGAAATTGTTCAGGTTCTGAATGAGACagtaaaaaaagtattttcagctAAATCATTCTCCCCAAAATGGATGATGccaaaaaaaagccagaaggaaaatagaaaagggGATCTGAAGATGGTTACAACAAATGAAGGTCTTTGCATCCTagtggagaagaaaaatattcaggaaGCCATG ACGGATGTTGTTGTCAACAGCATTGGCACAGATCTGCAGTTTGGCGAGGGGCCTCTTTGCAAAGCCGTGCTGGAAAGAGCTGGGCCAGCTCTCATAGATGAGTTTGACGCAAAGAAGCAAAGTCAGGTTCTTGGTCCTGGGAGTGTGGTCTGCACCAGTGGGTGTGCTATGGCCTGCAAGTCCATCTTTAATGTCGTACTACCCAAGTGGAGTGGAGGACAGACAGACAAg GTCCTAGAAGATGCAATCAATTTCTGCTTGAAGAAAACTGAAGAACTTGGACTAAAATCAATCACTTTCCCAGCTATTGGGACTGGAGGATTTGGATTTCCTAAAATCCTTGTTTCTAAGTTAATGTTTGATTTGGTGTTCAACTTCAGTAGTAGTCACACTCGGAAGAATCTCCAGGAAGTTCATTTTCTCTTGAATCCACAAGATACTGATACCATTCAG GCTTTTACCGCTGAACTAGAATTTAGGGCAGGTGGAAGTTGCGATGCCGAACCAGCACAGCCAA GTTTCATTAGGCCTGTTTCTGCTGAACTATTGGGAGTTCATGAAATGAAGATTGGTTCCATCACACTCCAAGTAATTAGCGGAGATATTACCAAGGAAGATACAGAGGTTATTGTAAACATATCAAATCCATCATTTGATGCCAAAACAG GGGTCTTCAAAGCAATTATGGATGCTGCTGGTTCCCAGGTAGCACAAGAATGTGCTCTAAATG CTGGACAGTCTCAAAATGGCTTTATTACTACACAGGGTGGGAACCTGTTGTGCAGTAAAATCATCCATTTGATTACCAATAATCAGGTGAAGAGTCAGGTCTCCAAAGTGCTTCATGAGTGTGAACAAAGGATGTATAAATCTGTTGCCTTCCCAGCTATTGGAACAG gTCAGGCAGGACTGAGTTCAGCCAAGGTTGCTGATGAAATGTTGGATGCTATAGAGGAATTTGCAAGACAAAAATCAGTACAGCATTTGCAGGCAATTAAGATCGTGATCTTCCAGACACATATGCTCACGGACTTCTACGAAAGcatgaagaaaagagaagatcCAAATACATCCACATCAGAATCGTGGTTATCTATGTTTAAAT CCTTTTTTTGGGGCAGAAAACAATcttctgagaagaaaaagtCCCTGATTTTGGAGAAGAAAGTTAATTTAGTCACATTTCAAATCTGTGGAGAAAGTCAAGCAAAGGTGAATGCAGCTGAGTCCTGGAtaaaagatttaattttaaaggagCAGTTTGAAAACACTATTTCAGATGAGGCAATTGAAAATTTTGATGAGACACAATTTGCCATTTTGGAAGATCTCCAGAGAAGAAAGCAAGTCACCATTGAGATTTTAAATAAGCTTTCTCCCCctcaaattaaaatttctgGTATTAGCAGGGATGTCTGCACCGTTTCTCTGCAAGTTCAAGATATGGTCCATCAAATTAAGTCTACTGAAGAAGAGCAATGCAAGGCAGAACTTCTTTATAACCTGGTAGAATGGAGGTATCTAGGAAGCCATGATAGCTTTGTTGCTTTTGATAAAATGACAAATATGAAGCTGGAGTATGCCAAAAGGGATAAAAAACCACATCTGaagatcaaaattaaaaataagaccTACACAGTGGATCTGAATACTCTAAATGCTACTGATGaccaaggaaaaattaaaatccttcaACGTGTGACAAAGGAGGAAG ATATGAAGTCAATACAGCTCCCTAAGGAGTGGACAGACATGCAAAATGAACATATCAAAGTGGTGCAGCTCAAGCCATCACATCCTAAATATACAACAGTTGAGAAGATGTTTAAGGCAACATGTCCCAATTTTAACATAGAGAAG ATTGAAAGAATACAAAATTGCATCCTCTGGCAGACataccaattaaaaaaaaaatttatctgtaagaagaacaaaaattcaaataatgaGAGGTTGCTATTTCATGGGACAGCTGCATCCTCATTGAGGTTGATTAACTCCTGTGGATTTAATCGTGGGTATGCTGGAAAGAATG GTGCAGCCATTGGAGATGGAACCTACTTTGCTGTCGATGCATGGTACTCTGCTCAGAATATTTATTCTGTTCCAGATGTGAATGGCAGAAAACACATGTACTTGGCTCGGGTCCTGACTGGGCAGTACTGTACTGGGAGCACAGGACTAAAGGCTCCACCACCAAGGAGCCAAACAGATCCTACTGACCTGTACGACAGTGTGGTTGATAACGCGTTGAATCCAACAATGTTTGTCATATTTAATGACATTCAGGCATATCCACAATACCTTATTACTTTCAAATAG
- the LMLN gene encoding leishmanolysin-like peptidase, producing the protein MAGYEPAHAQMAKKNGWSSIGAGCRGRRWKRARTARLRRWGPGAASHPRRSRRRPPQRLAPPPLRRAQSEAPSAAAPPTPPAHWRRPLPRRCLHGDAADGHSKMAAEPGGGRARPARCCHPPLAAFTAGLLLLLPLPPSASASSSCDHRVPSGDQVVYQVPLKENHVAKRNVDQQLRIKIVYDRSVEDLLPEKRHLIKNKLFPQAISYLEKTFQVRKSAGAILLSRQCVTNQYLRRKADPHRYCQKACADHTRCGPVIVPEKHLQQCRVYNNSDWHRRPTGSPEQEGVRDADFVLYVSALTTDRCGHENIIAYAAYCQLEAEMDRPIAGYANLCPNMISTQAQEFVGMLSTVKHEIIHALGFSAGLFAFYRDDDGKPLTPRYADGLPPFNESLGLYQWSNKVVHKAVRLWDIRGGKMLRHAVHLLVTPRVVEEARKHFNCPILEGMELENQGGMGTELNHWEKRLLENEAMTGSHTQNRVFSRITLALMEDTGWYKANYSMAEKLDWGRNKGCDFVMKSCKFWIDQKRQKKQLISPYCDTLRSNPLQLTCRQDQRAVAVCNLQKFPKQLPQEYQYFDNLNGVPAEELPYYGGSVEIADYCPFSQEFSWHLSGEFQRSSDCRIIENQPDPTKNYGAEKYGPNSVCLIQKSAFVMEQCRRKLSYPDWGSGCYQVSCSPQGLHVWVKDTVYLCSRSGQVLTVSIQMNGWIHVGNLICPACLDFCDSCPPERDPPASNVTRAAPIDLCSCSSSLVVTLWLLVANLVPLLTGLFLCA; encoded by the exons ATGGCTGGATATGAACCAGCCCATGCCCAgatggccaagaag AACGGGTGGTCGAGCATTGGAGCGGGCTGCCGGGGGAGACGCTGGAAGCGCGCAAGAACCGCGCGGCTGCGGCGCTGGGGGCCCGGTGCCGCATCCCACCCGCGCCGCtcgcgccgccgcccgcctcagcgcctggccccgcccccgctGCGCCGCGCCCAATCAGAAGCGCCCTCTGCTGCCGCCCCGCCCACTCCGCCCGCCCATTGGCGGAGGCCGCTCCCGCGGCGCTGCCTCCATGGCGACGCGGCGGACGGGCACTCCAAGATGGCCGCCGAGCCGGGCGGCGGgcgcgcccggcccgcccgctGCTGCCACCCGCCGCTCGCCGCCTTCACCGccgggctcctgctgctcttgccGCTGCCTCCCTCCGCCTCCGCTTCCTCCTCCTGTGACCACCGCGTACCCAGCGGCGACCAG GTCGTCTATCAAGTTCCTCTGAAGGAAAATCACGTCGCGAAGAGAAACGTGGATCAACAGCTAAGAATTAAGATTGTCTATGACAGAAGCGTTGAGGA tttGCTGCCTGAGAAAAGACACCTTATAAAG aACAAACTCTTCCCACAAGCTATATCTTATTTGGAGAAGACATTTCAAGTGCGCAAATCTGCTGGTGCTATATTGCTAAGCAG GCAATGTGTGACAAACCAATATTTAAGGAGGAAAGCTGATCCCCACAGATATTGCCAAAAAGCCTGTGCAGACCATACAAGGTGTGGGCCAGTTATAGTTCCTGAGAAACACCTCCAG CAATGCAGGGTGTACAACAACAGTGATTGGCACCGCAGGCCCACGGGCTCACCCGAGCAGGAAGGGGTGCGAGATGCTGACTTTGTGCTCTACGTCAGTGCTCTCACTACTGACAGGTGTGGCCATGAAAATATCATTGCATATGCAGCCTACTGCCAACTGGAAGCTGAAATGGACAG ACCGATAGCAGGATATGCTAACTTGTGTCCAAACATGATTTCAACACAAGCTCAGGAATTTGTTGGCATGTTGTCTACAGTGAAACACGAGATAATCCATGCACTG GGTTTCTCTGCTGGACTGTTTGCATTTTATCGTGATGATGATGGAAAACCTTTGACACCAAGATATGCAGATGGACTTCCTCCTTTTAATGAAAG CCTAGGTTTGTATCAGTGGAGCAATAAAGTTGTCCACAAAGCAGTGAGGCTGTGGGACATACGTGGTGGCAAAATGCTGCGCCATGCTGTTCATCTTCTGGTGACACCGCGGGTAGTC gAAGAAGCCCGAAAACATTTTAATTGTCCAATTCTAGAGGGAATGGAGCTTGAAAATCAAGGTGGCATGGGTACTGAGCTCAATCACTGGGAGAAGAGATTGTTGGAG AATGAAGCAATGACTGGATCCCACACTCAGAACAGAGTCTTTTCCAGGATCACCTTAGCACTAATGGAAGACACAGG ATGGTATAAAGCGAATTACAGCATGGCAGAGAAGTTAGACTGGGGACGCAATAAAGGTTGTGACTTTGTAATGAAGAGCTGCAAATTCTGGATTGATCAGAAGAGACAAAA GAAGCAATTAATCAGTCCATACTGCGACACTTTGAGGAGTAATCCTTTGCAGTTAACCTGCAGACAGGACCAAAGAGCAGTAGCAGTGTGCAACTTGCAGAAGTTTCCAAAGCAGTTACCTCAGGAATATCAG tACTTTGACAATCTTAATGGGGTACCAGCAGAAGAATTGCCTTACTATGGTGGCTCAGTAGAAATTGCTGACTACTGTCCCTTTAGTCAGGAATTCAGCTGGCATTTAAGTGGTGAATTTCAACGCAGTTCAGACTGTAGAATAATTGAAAACCAGCCAG ATCCTACCAAAAACTATGGTGCAGAGAAATATGGACCAAACTCTGTATGTCTCATTCAGAAATCTGCTTTTGTTATGGAACAGTGCAGGAGGAAACTCAGTTACCCTGACTGGGGTAGTGGATGTTATCAA GTTTCTTGCTCTCCACAAGGGCTGCATGTGTGGGTCAAGGACACTGTGTACTTGTGCAGCCGCTCGGGCCAGGTGTTGACTGTGAGCATTCAGATGAATGGCTGGATACACGTTGGCAACCTGATTTGCCCAGCCTGTTTGGATTTCTGTGACTCCTGTCCCCCAGAGAGGGATCCTCCGGCTTCTAACGTAACAAGAGCTGCACCCATTG acttATGCTCCTGCTCATCTAGCCTGGTTGTAACCCTTTGGCTGCTGGTAGCCAACTTAGTTCCCCTGCTAACAGGATTGTTTCTCTGCGCATAg